In Tiliqua scincoides isolate rTilSci1 chromosome 1, rTilSci1.hap2, whole genome shotgun sequence, the following are encoded in one genomic region:
- the RRP15 gene encoding RRP15-like protein has translation MAAAVVDPRGAGGAAGAPLRESDGAEWSSDLPEDSFSSEEPEGDDEEEPTALDNKDEDEADPKDTGNAGWADAMAKVLNKKVPKSQPTILLKNKVCEKERKKEKQERLEKRRQLDKKREWEMMCRVKPDVAKDRDSERNLQRIATRGVVQLFNAVRKHQRNVDEKMKEAGSSERKRAKLISSVSKRDFINVLRGMDGTEVEQNVARKSLKNKQGQPKSEEGPAWSILRDDFMMGASMKDWDKQSDGESNPVQEHGVEPDSGSDSDQ, from the exons ATGGCGGCGGCCGTGGTGGACCCACGTGGGGCGGGAGGAGCCGCCGGAGCTCCTCTGCGGGAAAGCGACG GTGCTGAGTGGAGTTCAGATCTTCCAGAAGACAGCTTCTCTTCTGAAGAACCAGAAGGTGATGATGAAGAAGAGCCAACCGCCCTGGATAATAAAGATGAAGATGAAGCAGACCCCAAAGATACAGGAAATGCTGGCTGGGCTGATGCCATGGCCAAAGTGCTTAATAAAAAAGTTCCCAAGAGTCAACCCACTATATTGCTTAAAAACAAAGTATGTGAGAAGGAGCGAAAGAAGGAAAAGCAAGAAAGATTAGAGAAAAGGAGGCAG CTTGATAAAAAGCGGGAGTGGGAAATGATGTGCAGAGTGAAGCCAGATGTTGCCAAAGACAGAGACTCTGAGAGAAACCTTCAGAGAATTGCCACGAG GGGAGTTGTCCAGTTATTTAATGCTGTTCGGAAGCACCAAAGAAATGTTGATGAGAAGATGAAAGAGGCAGGGAGTTCTGAGAGAAAACGGGCTAAACTGATATCCTCTGTTTCAAAGAGAGACTTCATCAATGTACTAAGAGGGATGGATGGAACAGAAGTGGAGCAAAATGTAGCCAGGAAGTCTCTGAAAAACAAACAG GGCCAACCGAAATCTGAAGAGGGGCCGGCATGGAGTATACTGCGAGATGACTTCATGATGGGAGCCTCTATGAAAGACTGGGATAAACAGAGTGATGGAGAAAGCAATCCTGTGCAAGAGCATGGAGTTGAACCGGACAGCGGAAGTGACTCAGACCAATGA